One window from the genome of Pedococcus badiiscoriae encodes:
- a CDS encoding DUF4440 domain-containing protein: MSPETDTAEIEALVRVFFEAFTSGPELPTRMARLRSILLPEAVVIRTCGLDPVVSTVEGFIAPREALLSGGTLVDFKEWSLSGRVDRFGDIAHWFGAYAKSGRQDGAAFTGQGMKSLQFIRTPDGWRISAAAWDDERDGLAILELPGVG; encoded by the coding sequence ATGAGCCCCGAGACGGACACCGCCGAGATCGAGGCTCTCGTGCGGGTCTTCTTCGAGGCGTTCACCTCTGGCCCTGAGCTCCCCACCCGGATGGCCAGGCTCAGGTCGATCCTGCTTCCTGAAGCGGTCGTCATCAGGACCTGCGGCCTGGATCCCGTCGTCTCCACGGTGGAGGGATTCATCGCTCCGCGCGAGGCGCTGCTGTCCGGCGGCACGCTGGTCGACTTCAAGGAGTGGAGCCTGTCCGGGCGGGTCGACCGCTTCGGGGACATCGCCCACTGGTTCGGCGCCTACGCCAAGTCGGGGCGGCAGGACGGCGCTGCTTTCACCGGTCAGGGGATGAAGTCGCTGCAGTTCATCAGGACCCCGGACGGGTGGCGCATCAGTGCGGCAGCCTGGGACGACGAGCGCGACGGCCTCGCGATCCTGGAGCTGCCCGGCGTGGGCTGA
- a CDS encoding prolyl oligopeptidase family serine peptidase, protein MTTPEAARPTPPRAERRETTREHHGDVVVDPYEWLRDKEDPAVRAHLEAENAYAEAVTAHLQPLRDAIFEEIRSRTQETDLSVPVASGPWWYYSRSFEGSQYAVECRAPRVEGAPRPMPEPGTEVEGEQVLLDANAEAAGHDFFALGALTVSPDHQRLAYAVDTEGDERFALRIKDLRTDEVIDTAVDEVGYGCVFSLDGRHVFYTRVDETWRPHEVWRHEVGTPAEADVLVHHEADERFWMGVGSSRDDRWLMIGLGSKTTSEVRILDAADPTGEFRVVAPRREGVEYDVEPAGDRLLIVHNEESIDSDLAWAPIDATSADQWQPLMRAEKGERFQGIDAFDDVAVLSLRKDGLTALRVLHRDAGQPSGFAGHHDLEFDEPVYSVGLGDNPESATTTLQVVFESMVTPKTVYDYDVASREFELLKRQPVLGDYDPTQYEQRREWATAADGTRVPLSLVHPRGAEPDGTHPGLLTAYGSYEISSDPYFSVARLSLLERGFVYAIAHVRGGGELGRAWYDDGKLATKKNTFTDFVSCADHLVTSGWVAQDRLAAEGGSAGGLLIGAAINLAPERFRAVHAAVPFVDALTTILDPSLPLTVVEWEEWGNPLADAEVYDYMKSYSPYENVRHAAYPAVLATTSLNDTRVFFTEPAKWIARLREETTSDPADRPVLLRTEMVAGHGGKSGRYDAWRQVACEWAFLIDQVGAAPRNSRLGGP, encoded by the coding sequence GTGACCACGCCCGAGGCAGCCCGGCCCACCCCACCGCGCGCCGAGCGGCGCGAGACCACGCGGGAACACCACGGGGACGTCGTCGTCGACCCCTACGAGTGGCTCCGCGACAAGGAGGACCCGGCGGTCCGCGCGCACCTGGAGGCCGAGAACGCCTACGCCGAGGCGGTCACGGCCCACCTGCAGCCGTTGCGCGACGCCATCTTCGAGGAGATCCGCTCGCGCACCCAGGAGACCGACCTGTCGGTACCGGTCGCGAGCGGGCCGTGGTGGTACTACTCCCGCAGCTTCGAGGGCTCCCAGTACGCCGTGGAGTGCCGGGCGCCCCGTGTCGAGGGGGCGCCGCGACCGATGCCCGAGCCGGGTACCGAGGTCGAGGGTGAACAGGTCCTGCTCGACGCCAACGCCGAGGCCGCGGGTCACGACTTCTTCGCGCTCGGGGCGCTGACGGTCAGCCCCGACCACCAACGCCTCGCGTATGCCGTGGACACCGAGGGAGACGAGCGGTTCGCCCTGCGGATCAAGGACCTTCGCACCGACGAGGTCATCGACACGGCCGTGGACGAGGTGGGCTACGGGTGCGTGTTCTCGCTCGACGGCCGACACGTCTTCTACACCCGGGTCGACGAGACCTGGCGCCCGCACGAGGTCTGGCGACACGAGGTCGGCACCCCCGCCGAGGCGGATGTCCTCGTGCACCACGAGGCCGACGAACGGTTCTGGATGGGCGTCGGGTCCTCACGCGACGACCGTTGGCTGATGATCGGCCTGGGGTCGAAGACGACGTCGGAGGTACGGATCCTCGACGCGGCAGACCCGACAGGTGAGTTCCGGGTGGTCGCGCCCCGGCGCGAGGGCGTCGAGTACGACGTGGAACCTGCCGGCGACCGCCTGCTGATCGTGCACAACGAGGAGTCGATCGACTCCGACCTGGCCTGGGCGCCGATCGATGCCACCTCGGCCGACCAGTGGCAGCCCCTCATGAGGGCCGAGAAGGGCGAACGTTTCCAGGGCATCGACGCGTTCGACGACGTGGCAGTGCTGTCCCTGCGCAAGGACGGCCTCACCGCCCTGCGGGTCCTGCACCGCGACGCGGGTCAGCCCTCGGGGTTTGCCGGACACCACGACCTGGAGTTCGACGAACCGGTCTACTCCGTCGGGCTGGGCGACAACCCCGAGAGCGCCACGACGACCCTGCAGGTGGTATTCGAGTCCATGGTGACGCCCAAGACCGTCTACGACTACGACGTGGCGAGCCGCGAGTTCGAGCTACTCAAGCGTCAACCCGTGCTCGGCGACTACGACCCCACCCAGTACGAGCAGCGTCGCGAGTGGGCGACGGCAGCCGACGGCACCAGGGTGCCCCTGTCGCTGGTGCATCCGCGCGGCGCCGAGCCCGACGGCACGCACCCGGGTCTGCTCACCGCCTACGGGTCGTACGAGATCTCCTCCGACCCCTACTTCTCGGTGGCCCGGCTGTCCCTGCTCGAACGCGGTTTCGTCTACGCGATCGCCCACGTCCGCGGGGGTGGCGAGCTCGGTCGTGCGTGGTACGACGACGGCAAGCTGGCGACCAAGAAGAACACCTTCACGGACTTCGTCAGCTGTGCCGACCACCTCGTCACGAGCGGCTGGGTGGCCCAGGACCGCCTCGCGGCAGAAGGCGGCTCGGCCGGTGGCCTGCTCATCGGTGCCGCCATCAACCTCGCGCCCGAACGCTTCCGCGCCGTGCACGCTGCCGTCCCGTTCGTCGACGCGCTGACCACGATCCTCGACCCGTCCCTGCCACTGACGGTCGTGGAGTGGGAGGAGTGGGGCAACCCCTTGGCCGACGCCGAGGTGTACGACTACATGAAGTCCTACTCGCCGTATGAGAACGTGCGCCACGCGGCATACCCGGCGGTCCTTGCCACCACGTCCCTCAACGACACGCGGGTGTTCTTCACCGAGCCGGCCAAGTGGATCGCCCGCCTGCGCGAGGAGACCACCAGCGACCCCGCCGACCGGCCCGTGCTGCTGCGGACCGAGATGGTCGCGGGGCACGGGGGCAAGAGCGGGCGCTATGACGCCTGGCGGCAGGTGGCCTGCGAATGGGCCTTCCTCATCGACCAGGTGGGAGCCGCGCCGAGGAACTCGCGATTGGGTGGCCCCTGA
- a CDS encoding ScyD/ScyE family protein has protein sequence MAAALNASTLPAHAEGGAGRITVVAPHLDNPRGLAFGSDGALYIAEAGHGGDLCLGPGPDGGQSCAGLTSGVSRLSHGHLTKVLDHMISLASPDGTGAEGVVAVATRGPRLYAQVAANTAGIPPEAPASDPVVQAARAQLGHTIAITATGWRDIAGTGDADYAWTGDHKELQPDQFPDANPNGLATSGRTLFVADAGGNLIAKVDRHGSVSTYAYLPVPDGSPTDAVPTCVAKAPDGSLYVGELLGGDFAPGHARVWRIVNGVATVKWTGFTGIQGCGFDEHGNFYATEFQMNGMFGPDPSGAVIKVTPRGHRTTLGAGSLFFPSGFAFHDDAIYVSNWSIMPAHNDTGPTGQVVRIKLDD, from the coding sequence ATGGCCGCCGCCCTGAACGCCTCCACCCTCCCCGCGCATGCAGAAGGCGGCGCCGGGAGGATCACAGTTGTTGCTCCCCACCTCGACAACCCACGAGGCTTGGCGTTCGGCTCAGACGGCGCGTTGTACATCGCCGAAGCCGGCCATGGCGGCGACCTCTGCCTCGGCCCGGGCCCCGACGGGGGCCAGAGCTGCGCTGGTCTCACGAGTGGGGTCAGTCGACTGTCCCACGGGCACCTCACCAAGGTCCTCGACCACATGATCTCCCTTGCCAGCCCGGACGGAACTGGCGCCGAAGGCGTCGTCGCCGTCGCAACCCGGGGCCCTCGCCTGTACGCCCAGGTGGCTGCCAACACGGCAGGCATCCCGCCGGAGGCTCCAGCGAGCGATCCGGTCGTGCAGGCAGCCCGTGCGCAGCTGGGCCACACCATCGCCATCACTGCAACTGGCTGGCGCGACATCGCGGGGACCGGTGACGCGGACTACGCCTGGACCGGCGACCACAAGGAGCTCCAGCCTGACCAGTTCCCGGATGCGAACCCCAACGGTCTGGCCACCTCCGGCAGGACCCTGTTCGTCGCGGACGCCGGCGGCAACCTGATCGCCAAGGTGGACCGCCATGGGTCGGTGTCGACCTACGCATACCTCCCCGTGCCGGACGGTTCACCGACTGACGCCGTTCCCACCTGCGTGGCAAAGGCTCCGGACGGCTCGTTGTACGTCGGTGAGCTGCTGGGCGGAGACTTCGCTCCTGGACATGCCCGCGTGTGGCGCATCGTCAACGGTGTGGCCACGGTGAAATGGACGGGCTTCACCGGCATACAAGGGTGCGGCTTCGACGAACACGGCAACTTCTACGCGACCGAGTTCCAGATGAACGGCATGTTCGGGCCAGACCCCAGCGGGGCCGTGATCAAGGTGACGCCCCGCGGTCACCGCACGACGCTCGGCGCCGGGTCGCTGTTCTTCCCGTCGGGCTTCGCCTTCCACGACGACGCGATCTACGTCTCGAACTGGAGCATCATGCCGGCCCACAACGACACGGGTCCCACGGGCCAGGTCGTGCGAATCAAGCTGGATGACTGA
- a CDS encoding SpoIIE family protein phosphatase, whose amino-acid sequence MGEGGAREARRLAAHSDWAATPLGPRSQWPPQLEAAWEIVLECPLPVALLCGDEFTMLYNDAFRDLLGSKHPAAFGQSARKVVAEIWDDPNVGPLLERAYSEGEAFLDEGTELRLDRGRSSAEGTGLHDEPDDGTDVGYYLRSGSPVLAEDGSVLAVLHVIVETTSAIGRARAVARLAAQLAVAVTVDDVCKVVLRQAMVAFDGLSVSVCLPSAGPATWRMARRHRIERLSPDEERLPLIWSELGEDMAAIIAGAISRNEPYLSDNGEIVAVPFRVGGGRAALVIQREAAPVPQDVLAVLAPFRELVGDALGRAVVYDAERTTAELLQRTLLPPNLPQSDAISIAARYEPVSEGTVAGGDFYDSFFLPDGRLAVVIGDVVGRGVMAATVMGQVRAAARGAALTDSDSASVMSSLDRVVWDLDALWPASMPLGSPRARPGMAFGGELFVTMLYGTVDPETGDVMLASAGHPPPALLHGLTSRALGKARGELLTMPVGPPLGIDGVRPTHHLTIEVGDMLVGFTDGLLERRGEALDEGEARLLEVLSEMPPGSPRSVAQYVMDSMLQTSGQEDDCAVLAIGRSPVGHRRAAIVVPPMPESVRAARDWAREQLTDWSVGDGDQHTIVTGISELITNAVLHAGTESHLTMDLDTGIVAVTVADSGNRGEPLLTGADTMAVRGRGLSLVRAISDSFGAHRTSAGSTVWFEVAVELVGVQAAARGWAD is encoded by the coding sequence GTGGGTGAGGGCGGAGCGCGCGAGGCGCGACGTCTTGCTGCCCACAGCGACTGGGCAGCGACGCCGCTGGGGCCTCGGTCGCAGTGGCCGCCACAGCTCGAGGCCGCGTGGGAGATCGTCCTGGAGTGCCCTCTGCCGGTGGCCCTGCTGTGCGGGGACGAGTTCACGATGCTCTACAACGACGCGTTCCGCGATCTGTTGGGCAGCAAGCACCCGGCGGCCTTCGGCCAGTCCGCCCGCAAGGTGGTGGCCGAGATCTGGGACGACCCCAACGTCGGGCCACTGTTGGAACGTGCCTACTCCGAAGGCGAGGCGTTCCTGGACGAGGGCACCGAGCTGAGGCTGGACCGCGGTCGGTCATCGGCCGAGGGCACGGGCCTGCACGACGAGCCGGATGACGGGACCGACGTCGGCTACTACCTGCGCAGCGGTTCGCCGGTGCTGGCCGAGGACGGCAGCGTGCTGGCGGTCCTGCACGTCATCGTGGAGACGACCAGTGCCATCGGACGGGCCCGCGCGGTCGCGAGGCTGGCGGCGCAGCTGGCCGTCGCGGTGACCGTCGACGACGTGTGCAAGGTGGTGCTGCGTCAGGCGATGGTGGCTTTCGACGGTCTCTCGGTCTCGGTCTGCTTGCCGTCAGCCGGGCCCGCCACCTGGCGGATGGCGCGCCGACACCGGATCGAGCGGCTCTCGCCGGACGAGGAGCGGCTGCCGCTGATCTGGTCCGAGCTGGGGGAGGACATGGCGGCCATCATCGCCGGGGCCATCTCACGCAACGAGCCCTACCTGTCCGACAACGGCGAGATCGTGGCCGTGCCGTTCCGGGTGGGTGGCGGTCGGGCCGCGCTGGTCATCCAGCGCGAGGCCGCCCCCGTGCCCCAGGACGTCCTGGCCGTGCTGGCGCCCTTCCGGGAGCTGGTCGGCGATGCCTTGGGGCGCGCCGTGGTCTACGACGCCGAACGCACGACCGCCGAGCTGCTCCAACGCACCCTCCTGCCGCCCAACCTGCCCCAGTCCGACGCGATCAGCATCGCCGCGCGCTACGAACCCGTGTCCGAGGGGACGGTGGCCGGGGGAGACTTCTACGACTCGTTCTTCCTCCCGGACGGTCGGCTGGCTGTGGTCATCGGCGACGTCGTAGGACGCGGGGTCATGGCGGCGACCGTCATGGGTCAGGTCCGTGCTGCCGCACGCGGGGCGGCCCTGACCGACAGCGACTCCGCGTCGGTCATGAGCTCGCTGGACCGGGTCGTCTGGGACCTGGACGCCCTCTGGCCGGCGTCGATGCCGCTGGGTTCGCCCCGGGCCCGACCGGGTATGGCTTTTGGCGGCGAGCTGTTCGTGACCATGCTCTACGGCACGGTCGACCCCGAGACTGGCGACGTCATGCTGGCCAGCGCCGGCCACCCGCCCCCTGCTCTGCTCCACGGTCTGACCTCCCGTGCCCTGGGCAAGGCGCGAGGGGAGCTGCTGACGATGCCGGTGGGTCCGCCGCTGGGGATCGACGGCGTCCGGCCGACCCACCACCTCACCATCGAGGTCGGTGACATGCTGGTCGGCTTCACCGACGGGCTGCTCGAACGTCGTGGTGAGGCGTTGGACGAGGGCGAGGCCCGGCTGCTCGAGGTGCTCTCGGAGATGCCGCCGGGCAGCCCCCGCAGCGTGGCGCAGTACGTCATGGACTCGATGCTGCAGACCTCCGGCCAGGAGGACGACTGCGCGGTGCTGGCCATCGGGCGCTCGCCCGTGGGACACCGCCGGGCTGCGATCGTCGTGCCACCCATGCCCGAGTCGGTGCGGGCGGCCCGCGACTGGGCGCGCGAGCAGCTGACCGACTGGAGCGTCGGGGACGGGGACCAGCACACCATCGTCACCGGGATCTCCGAGCTCATCACCAACGCCGTCCTGCACGCCGGGACCGAGTCGCACCTCACCATGGACCTCGACACCGGAATCGTCGCCGTGACCGTGGCGGACAGTGGCAACAGGGGCGAGCCGCTGCTCACCGGAGCGGACACCATGGCCGTCCGCGGGCGTGGGCTCTCGCTGGTGCGCGCCATCTCGGACTCCTTCGGGGCGCACAGGACCTCGGCCGGCTCCACCGTCTGGTTCGAGGTGGCGGTCGAGCTGGTCGGGGTTCAGGCCGCGGCCCGCGGGTGGGCTGACTGA
- a CDS encoding universal stress protein — protein sequence MFDCCLRAGCRGALWLSRRQAMRQAQIQVLVAADYPGMPSPPRNGSWTPRLLQTSAEGHLEEALRFAGKRLPELQVQGRVVVGKAAGVLVEASRTAELLVTGSRSLSPSTSAILGSTSAITAALAHCPVVVARGAADADVSFTRPVSVGVTTSPRSRSSLTFAAQAALRRGVPLNIVGAWAMPAAESWDFAPWHTDSLAAFARALRADTDQAVNHALGVVRGAYPEVDARAEVVEMPPWAALEAASRRAGLLVVGSRGTGGFEGLTLGSVARAILDHSRCPVAVVPK from the coding sequence ATGTTTGACTGCTGCCTCCGTGCTGGTTGCCGCGGGGCGCTCTGGCTGTCTAGGCGTCAGGCCATGAGGCAGGCGCAGATACAGGTGCTGGTCGCCGCGGACTATCCAGGGATGCCGTCCCCACCGCGCAACGGGTCGTGGACCCCGCGACTGCTCCAAACCAGTGCTGAGGGCCACCTCGAAGAAGCCCTTCGGTTTGCAGGAAAGCGCCTGCCCGAACTGCAAGTTCAGGGCCGGGTCGTCGTCGGCAAGGCGGCAGGAGTCTTGGTGGAGGCGTCCCGCACCGCCGAGCTCCTCGTGACCGGCAGCAGATCTCTGAGCCCCTCCACCTCCGCGATCCTGGGGTCGACCTCAGCCATCACGGCAGCGTTGGCACACTGCCCAGTGGTCGTGGCTCGTGGAGCGGCCGACGCGGATGTGAGCTTCACCCGACCCGTCAGCGTTGGAGTTACCACTTCGCCACGCTCACGGAGCTCGCTGACCTTTGCCGCGCAGGCTGCCCTTCGGCGCGGGGTGCCGCTGAACATCGTGGGTGCGTGGGCCATGCCAGCCGCTGAGAGCTGGGACTTCGCCCCATGGCACACCGACTCCCTGGCGGCATTCGCACGTGCCCTGCGGGCCGACACTGACCAGGCAGTCAACCATGCGCTGGGCGTGGTCCGCGGCGCTTACCCCGAGGTTGATGCGCGTGCCGAGGTGGTTGAGATGCCACCGTGGGCCGCCCTGGAAGCGGCGTCGCGACGTGCCGGCTTGCTCGTCGTGGGCTCGCGGGGCACGGGGGGCTTCGAGGGACTGACGCTGGGCAGTGTCGCCAGAGCGATTCTGGACCACTCTCGCTGCCCAGTAGCCGTCGTGCCGAAATAA